The DNA sequence CCGTACAGCACCTGAACAGGTGGTCACCGGCACCATAGATCGCCCTGACAGCAGCCTCTGGTTGACGCACATGACCGTTCCTTTCCAGGAGGGCCGCCCGCACCCTTCGTCCGCCGGAAGCGAAGGGCCATACGCCGTGATGATCACCTTGATGCACCCCACCATGTCCATTTTCGGCACGGCCCTCATGCATCATCCTGGCGGCATCATGGGCGACAGCCTCCTCGTGCTGGACCAGGCGTTTGAGGTCACGGGCGTGACGCCGCGAGGTGCCCACCAATTCCAGCTTCTCCCGAATGGCCAGGGCCGTCTGGGCATGGTGAAGCTCATCGTCCGTGCCTCAGACCTCCACACTGCCGAACGGCAGGCGATGGAGGTGGCACAGCCGTTCCTGAGTTTGCTGGCGGCCACACAGAACGTGCCCCTGAGCGTCCATGCGGTCACGACAGTGGAGCAGGACACCGGGGTGATCGCCCTCAGTGCCGGACTGGCCGGCAAGGAAAAGCGCCTAAGCCTCGAAGGGTTCTCCCCGTTACCGGTAGTGACCGATGAACAGATAGCCAACGTGTTCAGCGCCTACCGTGAAGCGCTGGGGGCCCAGGATCCCTTCCAGAAAATCATCAGCCTCTGGCGAGTGTTCGAGGGGTTGAAGAGTGTCCGGCAGACGATGCTTCAGGCCGTTCCGGCGCAAGAACGCGAGACGGTCTTGCGCAGAGGGAAACTGCCCACGTCCATCGAGACAGTGCCGGAGCGCTACCGGGACGGGGTAGACGATGCCACGCTCACGCGTGTGCTTGGAAAGTCGCATCAGGCAGCGGTGGAGCAGTTCACCAGTGAGTATCGCGATGCCGTCGCACACCTGACACTCAAGCCCGACAGGGACGGTACCCCCAGGCCGGTGCGAACCGCCGACACGTGGAGTGACGTGATGGCCTGCTGGAACGTCGCCCAGCTGCTGGAATACGTGCTGCGGGAGTTCCTGAAAGAAACCATAGGTATGCATCCTCAATACAGGAGCTTGACGTTCGACTGAAGTGCCCGCAGGAGGCGGTCCTCCTGGGGCTGGGGATTAGCTTACTGCTGTCGGTCCTTCGAGGAGGCGTAGAACTTGTGAATTCGTGGCCGGATAGGCAACCACTGTGGTGAACGATGGAGAATCTCTGTCTGGGCCTCAGTACACTTCCTGGGTTGTGCCTATGGGCTGGGGGAAGACCGATGAGCAAGAAAAAGGAAAAGGTGATCGGGGTCTGCCCCATGTGTGGTGAGGAAACGGATCTGATTCAGAGCCACATTGTTTCGCGCTTTGTTATTGAGGCCATGAAAGCCCGCGGAAGTGGCCGCCTGCGGCACTCTCAGA is a window from the Deinococcus humi genome containing:
- a CDS encoding methylamine utilization protein MauJ; this encodes MTVPFQEGRPHPSSAGSEGPYAVMITLMHPTMSIFGTALMHHPGGIMGDSLLVLDQAFEVTGVTPRGAHQFQLLPNGQGRLGMVKLIVRASDLHTAERQAMEVAQPFLSLLAATQNVPLSVHAVTTVEQDTGVIALSAGLAGKEKRLSLEGFSPLPVVTDEQIANVFSAYREALGAQDPFQKIISLWRVFEGLKSVRQTMLQAVPAQERETVLRRGKLPTSIETVPERYRDGVDDATLTRVLGKSHQAAVEQFTSEYRDAVAHLTLKPDRDGTPRPVRTADTWSDVMACWNVAQLLEYVLREFLKETIGMHPQYRSLTFD